The Candidatus Kryptobacter tengchongensis nucleotide sequence AATTGTTTCAACCTGTTTATCAAATTTTCCCATCCGAACAGAAAAGGTATACATTTGTTGATGCGACTGCTGAAAACAATGCCGTTTATTATTACAGGGTCAAACGAGTCAATAGAAATGGCAGTATTGAATTTTCTGATGAAGTTAAAATCGGCATGGGGTTGAAGAGGGATTTTGAAATCATTGGGAACTTTCCTAATCCATTTAATTCCGAGACGAGGATAATTTACAATCTTTTCAATGATACTTATGTCAAATTAACTGTTTATGATATTGTTGGGCGTGAGATTGCCATTTTAGTTGATGGATTTCAAAGCGCAGGGAGACATGAGATTTCGTTTAATCTCGGGAATGTGAAATCAAATGAGATAACGAGTGGAATTTATTTTTACAAACTTCAAACACAGCGTGGATATGAGATAAGAAAAATGATAGTTATAAAATAGCTATGCGATTTTTAATTTTGTCCTTTCTGCTTTTTTTCTTTTCCTGTTATTCTTCAAAATATACTTCCAGCCCAAGGAAAATGCTTGAATTAAATGGTGAGTGGCTCTTTAAGGTTGACCCTGAAGATGTGGGACTTTCACAACTGTGGTATTCCGCAAATTTTGACAGGACTGATTGGGTGAGTGTAGAAGTTCCAGGGTTCTGGGAGAGATATTCAAACTTTTCAAAGCATGACGGAATTGCCTGGTATTATAAAAGTTTTGAGATGCCTAAAATTGACAAAAGAAAAAAATATGCAATTTTCTTCGGGGGTGTTGATGATGATTGTGGTGTTTGGTTAAATGGTGAGTTCGTTGGCGAACATCGTGGCTATAGCGACGAATTTTATTTTGATGTGACGAAATTTTTAAAACCAGGGGAAAACGAACTTGTCGTAATGGTTATTGATCACGGTGGACCTGGTGGCATTTATAAGCCAGTCGCAATAGTTGAATATTCAGAAATCTCTGATCTTTTAAAGGGTGAGTTTTATTATAAGAAAGCAAGAAAAAGTGAAGAATGGGTCAAAGATGCCGTAATTTACGAAGTTTTTCCAAGAGCTTTTTCCGAAAAAGGGACATTTAAAGAAGTAGAGCGGGAAATTCCACGACTTAAAGAACTTGGTATAAATGTGATCTGGCTAATGCCAATTCATCCAATTGGTGAGGTTAAGAGAAAAGGAACTTTGGGAAGTCCATACTCCGTGAAGGATTATTTCAAAGTTAACCCCGAATATGGAACGGAAGAAGATCTTAAGTCCTTGGTCAAAACTGCCCATGAAAACGGGATAAAAGTTATAATTGACCTTGTGATAAACCATACTGCATGGGATAACGATCTGATCAGGGAGCATCCAGAGTGGTATGTTAAAAACGATAAAGGTGAGATAATTTCCCCAAATTCCGACTGGGTAGATGTTGCTGATTTGAATTATGATGTTCAGGAGTTGAGACGATATATGATTGAGGTTATGAGATATTGGGTGCGTGAGTTTGATATTGATGGTTACAGATGTGATGTTGCGGAGCTTGTGCCTACTGATTTTTGGAACGAGGCAAGAAAGGAGCTTGATAAAATTAAACCAGTGATGATGCTTGCCGAGGGAAGCTTACCAGAACAACATCTTGAGGCATTTGACTTGACATATAGCTGGAATGTTTACGATGCGCTTGCAAGGATAATAAGAAAGGGTCATCTTCCTTCTGTCCTTGACAATGTTCTTGAGGGTGAAAAATACAAATTTCCAAGAGGTTCGTTGAGGTTGCGTTTTAACGAGAATCATGATAAGCCAAGAGCTGTAAAATTTTTCGGTGAAGATGGGGCGCTTGTTTCAGCGCTCATTGTCAATACAATCCCTGGCGTCCCGCTCATCTACAACGGGCAGGAGTATGGGGATACGACAAATCTTTCGCTTTTTGAAAAACAAGTGATGTCAAGGGACAACTCCGAAAGGGGGCGAAAATTTTATTCATTTTACAAAAAACTGTTTAATTTCAGAAAGAAATCACTTGCTTTGAGAAGAGGTGAAATGATAAAGGTAAAAACATCAAACGATGACAAGGTTTATGCTTTCTGGAGGAAATATAAAGACGAAACAGTTCTTGTCGTGGCAAATTTTTCAACATGGGGGGTAACAACAAAATTACAAGTTGATGAAATCTTGAGGAAAAAGGTCAAAAATGGAAAAGTTAAGTTTTACGATGTTTTTGAGGAGAAGACTGAGGAAGTTAAACTTGAAGAGTTTGTCAATTTTAAGCTTGAGCCCTTTGGTTTTAAACTTATCTTAATTTTTTAAAACAAAAATAAATACGGCAAGATGAAATCTTACACGGAATATCTAACTTTTAACACCAAAAACAAGCGTGAGATAATTAATATCACTGATAAAGTAAATGAGGCTTTGAAGAAAAGCGGTATAAAAGAGGGCTTTTGCCTTGTTTCCGCTATGCATGTGACAGCTGGAGTGTTTGTCAATGATGATGAAGATGGTCTAATTGAAGATCTAAATGAATGGCTTGAAAAACTTGCGCCATTTAATCCTAACTATAAGCATCATAGAACGGGTGAAACAAACGCAGATGCTCACCTTAAAAGCTTGCTCATCCATCATGAGGTGATAATTCCCGTGACAGATGGACGACTTGATTTCGGACCCTGGCAACAGGTTTTTTATGCTGAATTTGACGGTCAAAGGAGAAAAAGAGTTATAATCAAAATCATTGGTGAGTGATTCTTTCAACAATATTCCTGAAAATTTCTCTTGTCCTTTTCATCCTGCTTTTAACCGAATTAATGAACTCTTCTGGAAATTTATAGCCAAGGCAAAGCGATAGGTATTCAAGTTTTTCAATTTCATCTGAGAGCGTGTTTAACCTTGTCCAAAGTGAAATTCGCATAAACTTTTCAATCTCCCTATAAAATTCATAATTTTCGCTCAAAGTTTTGTATTCATCCTCTTTTATTAAATTGTCTTTGAAAAGCTTCTCAAGCGCTTTTACTGTGTTTCGTTCAATGGCATTTAGGTTTCTTAGATATCTCATCTGCAGAATTTGTGCTATAAATTCAATATCCGTCAAAGCCCCTGGGCTTAATTTTATGTCCATTTTACCGTATTTTATATTTTTCTCCATTTTCTCTCTTATCTCTAAAATATTTTCTGCGAGGGATTTTGTGAATTTAAGCTTTAAAATTCTATCGTAAATTAGGTCAAAGACCTTCTTTGCGATTTCAAAATTTCCAGCGATGAATCTCGCTCTTGTTAATGCTTGAATTTCCCAAAACTGTGCACGACTTTCAAGATATGTTTCAAGATATTTCAGATTGGCAAGGATAGGAGCATTTTTACCCTCTGGGCGAAGCCTTACATCAACCTCATATAATTTTTCAATTTCAGTGTGTGTTAATTTTTTAATCATTTTTTCGCATTTTAATGTCAAATCTCTGTATCTTTCTTGATTTGTTTCATCGGTTATGAACATTATATCAAGGTCGGAATCAAAATTCATTTCTTCGGAGCCGAATTTTCCGAGCCCAAGTATGACAATCGCTTGTTTTTCATCCTCGTCAAAATTCTCGTAAAAAATTTTTCTTGAAATTAATTCTGCTTGCAAGGTTAATTCCTTTGAAAGCCGAAAGAAATTGACGAAACCATCAAGGTTTAGAATAAGCAACCGCAACTCATTTAAGAATTTAAAATCATGGAGATTGAAATCACCAGAGCGTTTGAAGAATTCAAAAATATCATCTGTGCTTTTCCCCTTGCTTAAATTGTTTTCAGATAAAATCATATCAAAAAGATATGTCTTTAATGAAAGAAGGTTTGAAAATCTCGTGCTAAATTGAGAGATGTTAAGAATTATTTTTCTGAATGAATCGTTTAAGAGCATCTCGTAAAAAAATTTTGAATAGCGAAACCCCTCCGCAATTTTTCTGAAGTTGTCAAGTGTTATGTCAGGGATCAATGTTTTTGAGATTTCGTTAAGTATGAGAGCAGATATTTTTGTGAATGAGTTTTCCTCACTTGCGCTGAAAACTTCCTCACCTGTGATGAGTTTTCCCTTTGAGAGAAATTCAATGTTTCTAATTGCCCTTTCAATGTTTCTGAAATTAAGATTTGAAAAAAATTTTTTTAATTTCTCCTTTGCGACTTCATCATCAATAACATCTGGGATAAATAGTTCTGGTTTCGCTTCAATTGTAAAAATTTTTTCATAGATTTTTCTAACATTTTCAAATCTTTCATCAAGTTCATTTTTAAAAATTTTCCAGTCAGGGACAGATGGCGGTGGGAAGGAGAGAACCCCGCTTCTCTTTTCATAATTTTTCATTGCTTTGGCGAGCACGCTCAAAAAATGTGGGTCAATTTGAATGGTATGGGTTTGAATATTGTGTGAGATTTGAAGTATGTGTTCAATTCTTCTAAAATAGATGTAATTTTCTTTCAGTATTTTTGCATCATTTTTTGTGATAAATCCAAATTTTGCAAGTCTTTCTATTGCTTTTAATGTGTTTTGGGTTTTTAATTCTGTAAAATTCCCAGCGTTTAAAAGTTGTAGCGTTTGAGCGATAAATTCAATATCCCTTATCCCACCTCTTCGGAGTTTGATGTTGTATTCCGTTGTTGCTGTTGCTTCAAGTTTTGCCTTTATTTTTGCAATTTCAGCAACTGGGTTTTCAAAAAATGTTGTTGGATAAATAAATGAATCAAGCATGTTCAAAAATTTCCAGCCGAAATTTACATCCCCAGCGATAGGTCTTGCTTTTATTAGCATTTGCCTTTCCCAGAGTTTTCCATAAACTTCATAATATGTCAGATAACCAAGTAAAGAGCGAGCAAGCGAACCAGAAACCCCTTCGGGTCTCAACCTGAAATCGGCTCTGTAAAGGTTTCCCTCTTCTGTGTTTTCAGAGAGAAAATTTATCAAAAGAGCAACAAGATGGTTGAAAATTTCATAATAGGATATATCTTCGTTGTTTACCTTAATTTTTCCGTCTTGATTATAGACAAAAATAAGGTCAATGTCTGAACTATAGTTTAACTCTTCCCCTCCTAATTTCCCAAGCCCTATGATTGAAAATTCAGTTTCCGGGAAAGAGGAAAATTTCTTGATAGTTTCTTCTATTCCAAGTTGAAGGCAAACTTCAATGATTGCCTCGGCAAGCTCGGTAAGAGATGCAACAGTTTCTTCAAAGTCGGCAATCCCAAGTATATCGCGAACTCCAATTCTTAAAATTTCTCTTCGTTTGAATCGTCGGAGTGCGTTGAGTTTGCTTTTTAAGTTTTGAAAATGTGCGATTGAATTTTTTGCCTCGGTTAAATAATCCTGTTTCGTTTTCTTTTTATCAATTTCATTTGTGGATGTAAGCCATGGGAAAAGCTCTGGATCACGAACAAGTATATCGGCAAAATATTGAGAATATCCAAATGTGATCAATAGAATTTTTAACATTTGCGGGTAAAGGGCGAGGTTTTTGTAAAGTGAGGATTTGCTAAATGCATTTTCAGTGAAGCGAACGAAATTGTTTAAGCTTTGTTCTGGGTTAGGTGAAATATCAATGGAGATGATGAAATTTTTTATGAAGGTTTCAGCGAGGTCAAAATTTGAGGTTGATATTATGAAATCATCAATGACTTTTTCAAATCTTTCAATTGCCTTATCATTTGCTCTGAAAATTTTTCTTAAAGTTTCTTTTGCTTTTGCATCTAAATTAAACCTTGGCATTTATCTCTATCTTTTCAGGGGTTTTTGCTTTTTTATTCTTAAATTCAATTGCTGATTTCACAAAATCACGGAAAAGCGGGTGAGGTTTTGTTGCTCTTGATTTAAGTTCTGGGTGGAACTGCACACCGACAAACCATGGATGTTCTGGGATTTCAATTATTTCAACGAGCAAACCATCGGGTGAAAGACCGCTGAATATCATTCCATTTGATTCAAGAATTTCTCTGAATTTATTGTTAAGTTCGTATCTGTGTCTATGCCTTTCTTGTATTTTATCAGTTCCATAAGCCAAGTATGCTTTTGTTCCCTGTTTTAAAACTGTTGGATATGAACCTAATCTCATCGTTCCGCCCTTCATTTGAATTCCCAACTGTTCTGGTAGTAGATCAATCACGGGATATGGAGTTGATGGGTTGAACTCGGTGCTATTAGCGTCTTTCAAACCGCATACATTTCGTGCAAATTCAATCACTGCGCATTGCATTCCAAGACATATCCCGAAGAATGGAATTTTATTTTCACGGGCATATTGAATTGCTTTTATCTTTCCCTCAATTCCTCTTTCCCCGAATCCACCTGGAATTAGAAGTCCATAGACATCTTTTAAAAATTTTTCAGCGCCATATTTTTCTATATCTTCCGCTTTTATCCATTTTATATTAACCTTACACTCATTTTCAGCTCCTGCGTGAACAAATGCTTCAATTATGCTTTTATAAGCATCCCTTAACTCCGTGTATTTACCACATATTGCAATATCAACGGAATCCTTCGGATTTTTTATCTTTTCAACAAATTTTCCCCATTCTTTTAAATCAGGTTCTTTGGCTGAAATGTTTAACTTTTTGAGGACGATGTCATCAAGTCCTTCTTCATAGAATATCAAAGGAACCTCATAGATTGAGTCAACATCAATTCCCTGAATTACTGCTTCTGGTTCAACATTTGTAAATAAAGCGATTTTTTCTTTTATCTCTTTTGTCAAAGGCTTTTCAGTTCTGCAGATTAAAATATCGGGCTGAATTCCGATTTCAAGTAATGTCTTCACACTGTGTTGTGTTGGTTTCGTTTTGAGTTCGCCAGCCGATTTAATATAAGGGACAAGTGTAACATGAATGTTAATTGCATTTTGCTTTCCGACTTGGAGCATAAATTGTCTTATCGCCTCAAGAAATGGCAAACTTTCTATATCTCCAACGGTTCCACCAATTTCTGTTATGATGACATCGTAGTTATCTTCTTTAGTCAGAAGAGTGATCCTTCTCTTGATTTCGTTTGTTATATGTGGGACAACTTGAACGGTTGCACCAAGGTAATCGCCTTTTCTTTCTCGCATTATGACCTCATAATAAACTTGACCTGTAGTTGTGTTATTTAACTTTGACATGTTTATATCAAGGAACCTTTCATAATGTCCAAGGTCAAGATCTGTTTCTGCTCCATCGTCTGTGACATAAACTTCGCCGTGTTGATATGGGTTCATTGTTCCTGCGTCAACATTTATGTAGGGATCAAATTTCTGTATTGTGACTTTTAAACCCCTTGCTTTAAGCAGTAATCCAAGCGATGCACATGCAATTCCTTTCCCAAGCGAGGAAACAACCCCACCTGTGACGAAGATATATTTTGTTTTCTTATCCATTATTCTGAAGTTTATTTTGTTTTAAAATTCGGATGACCTTTTCAAGATCTTCTGGTGTATCAACCCCGATAGTATCTTTATCTATTAATACGACTTTTATCTTCATACCATTTTCAAGTGCTCTTAACTGTTCAAGTTTCTCTGCTTCTTCAAGCTTTGATCTTTTAAGCTCAACAAATTTTAAAAGCGAATCTTTTCGGTATACATAAATTCCGATGTGTTTATAATGAATTCCTGTTTTTAGCCATTCCTCATTTGTTTGTG carries:
- a CDS encoding Glycosidase, which gives rise to MLELNGEWLFKVDPEDVGLSQLWYSANFDRTDWVSVEVPGFWERYSNFSKHDGIAWYYKSFEMPKIDKRKKYAIFFGGVDDDCGVWLNGEFVGEHRGYSDEFYFDVTKFLKPGENELVVMVIDHGGPGGIYKPVAIVEYSEISDLLKGEFYYKKARKSEEWVKDAVIYEVFPRAFSEKGTFKEVEREIPRLKELGINVIWLMPIHPIGEVKRKGTLGSPYSVKDYFKVNPEYGTEEDLKSLVKTAHENGIKVIIDLVINHTAWDNDLIREHPEWYVKNDKGEIISPNSDWVDVADLNYDVQELRRYMIEVMRYWVREFDIDGYRCDVAELVPTDFWNEARKELDKIKPVMMLAEGSLPEQHLEAFDLTYSWNVYDALARIIRKGHLPSVLDNVLEGEKYKFPRGSLRLRFNENHDKPRAVKFFGEDGALVSALIVNTIPGVPLIYNGQEYGDTTNLSLFEKQVMSRDNSERGRKFYSFYKKLFNFRKKSLALRRGEMIKVKTSNDDKVYAFWRKYKDETVLVVANFSTWGVTTKLQVDEILRKKVKNGKVKFYDVFEEKTEEVKLEEFVNFKLEPFGFKLILIF
- a CDS encoding secondary thiamine-phosphate synthase enzyme, with the translated sequence MKSYTEYLTFNTKNKREIINITDKVNEALKKSGIKEGFCLVSAMHVTAGVFVNDDEDGLIEDLNEWLEKLAPFNPNYKHHRTGETNADAHLKSLLIHHEVIIPVTDGRLDFGPWQQVFYAEFDGQRRKRVIIKIIGE
- a CDS encoding glutamate-ammonia-ligase adenylyltransferase, producing the protein MPRFNLDAKAKETLRKIFRANDKAIERFEKVIDDFIISTSNFDLAETFIKNFIISIDISPNPEQSLNNFVRFTENAFSKSSLYKNLALYPQMLKILLITFGYSQYFADILVRDPELFPWLTSTNEIDKKKTKQDYLTEAKNSIAHFQNLKSKLNALRRFKRREILRIGVRDILGIADFEETVASLTELAEAIIEVCLQLGIEETIKKFSSFPETEFSIIGLGKLGGEELNYSSDIDLIFVYNQDGKIKVNNEDISYYEIFNHLVALLINFLSENTEEGNLYRADFRLRPEGVSGSLARSLLGYLTYYEVYGKLWERQMLIKARPIAGDVNFGWKFLNMLDSFIYPTTFFENPVAEIAKIKAKLEATATTEYNIKLRRGGIRDIEFIAQTLQLLNAGNFTELKTQNTLKAIERLAKFGFITKNDAKILKENYIYFRRIEHILQISHNIQTHTIQIDPHFLSVLAKAMKNYEKRSGVLSFPPPSVPDWKIFKNELDERFENVRKIYEKIFTIEAKPELFIPDVIDDEVAKEKLKKFFSNLNFRNIERAIRNIEFLSKGKLITGEEVFSASEENSFTKISALILNEISKTLIPDITLDNFRKIAEGFRYSKFFYEMLLNDSFRKIILNISQFSTRFSNLLSLKTYLFDMILSENNLSKGKSTDDIFEFFKRSGDFNLHDFKFLNELRLLILNLDGFVNFFRLSKELTLQAELISRKIFYENFDEDEKQAIVILGLGKFGSEEMNFDSDLDIMFITDETNQERYRDLTLKCEKMIKKLTHTEIEKLYEVDVRLRPEGKNAPILANLKYLETYLESRAQFWEIQALTRARFIAGNFEIAKKVFDLIYDRILKLKFTKSLAENILEIREKMEKNIKYGKMDIKLSPGALTDIEFIAQILQMRYLRNLNAIERNTVKALEKLFKDNLIKEDEYKTLSENYEFYREIEKFMRISLWTRLNTLSDEIEKLEYLSLCLGYKFPEEFINSVKSRMKRTREIFRNIVERITHQ
- a CDS encoding CTP synthase, producing MDKKTKYIFVTGGVVSSLGKGIACASLGLLLKARGLKVTIQKFDPYINVDAGTMNPYQHGEVYVTDDGAETDLDLGHYERFLDINMSKLNNTTTGQVYYEVIMRERKGDYLGATVQVVPHITNEIKRRITLLTKEDNYDVIITEIGGTVGDIESLPFLEAIRQFMLQVGKQNAINIHVTLVPYIKSAGELKTKPTQHSVKTLLEIGIQPDILICRTEKPLTKEIKEKIALFTNVEPEAVIQGIDVDSIYEVPLIFYEEGLDDIVLKKLNISAKEPDLKEWGKFVEKIKNPKDSVDIAICGKYTELRDAYKSIIEAFVHAGAENECKVNIKWIKAEDIEKYGAEKFLKDVYGLLIPGGFGERGIEGKIKAIQYARENKIPFFGICLGMQCAVIEFARNVCGLKDANSTEFNPSTPYPVIDLLPEQLGIQMKGGTMRLGSYPTVLKQGTKAYLAYGTDKIQERHRHRYELNNKFREILESNGMIFSGLSPDGLLVEIIEIPEHPWFVGVQFHPELKSRATKPHPLFRDFVKSAIEFKNKKAKTPEKIEINAKV